The Microplitis demolitor isolate Queensland-Clemson2020A chromosome 8, iyMicDemo2.1a, whole genome shotgun sequence genome has a segment encoding these proteins:
- the LOC103578697 gene encoding mucin-5AC isoform X1, whose amino-acid sequence MMILVSSLLLILAVVSRVECQRNTPRSPRASRIDGALEFECPEEFGYYPHPRDCTQYYVCVFGGALLESCTGGLMYSHELQTCDWPRNVGCQSGASSNQDVEDEDPLLERAAKAESQQRQHQQRQPIQRQQVQITSPSPSLSQIPERQSRHRPQQQQQQQHRTYPDEEYEPASEIESDRQQRVYRGQPSTIGQVQRDRDGLRRNIISVSSTHPSHPASITTPPTPPPPPQLSSNGDNDSVGHETTASQLTASSTTTKDRDITTLTSMTTTSSSSPAVASNPTANLPAKSSLGQTRDRKDYAIHEATRRNYVIVSSPSPFKLPPREDNNDDDDLTVVTTPESIRTSDDQSDQAFQVNFIPDPSVSSPAEFSKLSEIEQRIDSTVTQSIGVTDDLEQNEISVSPPATRKRPIYDFYDEPIGKGDYLTGSSPLRPRIKSRFTNRGKERYHGSNYVTMKVVRKRPVIDRDQDSKDSFKSDVTVPLSRSTTPQMPSSSSSSPSPSPSSTPSPLPLTSAALAADHRKKMLAPQKVPVPTVKSDRFDDTPTTLSPLKRAFIMSKLQQQRDQEDVEGNEIYPTSSLHQQYKSFESMKHDISSPQTLKSTSNMSTSTTSTTTTSTSTSTRIAAAKLELSTTPTPFRRHATAGARDEIERNEISATSASVPPAVHSPAVNQLRTRHDKKDLSLSADGSSSTTAASTTTTATATVLHQHPYSGQRRTSTTLEREKESFNTARSQTDSPYRTIPSENPRVKTTASTPAAPAPTISKAYYDHDSYPYYLYDDDVSIYKDDDYPQYAINQSVGIQSHPPQQQTVRIAEVTPNSKTYTQKSKKVPANDVNKYNFNSEVTAADYDIYDNQGHKNKFHLNDGQSYRPNSISPQLVHVTTPNAIVDAYVPLTTTTKAPPTTTARPYTPVTVPSRSRPHVNRGTAPPRLRPTLKPSTEIVSKAQEYVDIYRYPALRPAPIYPTPQVDKPAAKCRKDVCLLPDCNCGGPDIPGGLAVEQTPQIVLVTFDDAVNDLNKQLYEDLFERGRKNPNGCPISATFYVSHEWTDYSQVQNLYADGHELASHTVSHSFGEQFSARKWAREVAGQREILAAYGGVKLEDVKGMRAPFLSVGGNNMFRMLWETNFTYDSSMPIYENRPPSWPYTLDYKLFHDCMIPPCPTRSYPGLWEVPMVMWQDLNGGRCSMGDACSNPPTADGVYKMLIKNFERHYTTNRAPFGLFYHAAWFTQPHHKEGFISFLDTIVAMDDVWVITNTQAIEWVRNPTPLALLDTFEPFGCNYQGRPKKCNNPKVCNLWHKSGVRYMKTCQPCPDIYPWTGKTGIRSSRIDNEIEN is encoded by the exons AATGTCAGAGAAATACTCCAAGAAGTCCTCGAGCAAGTAGAATTGACGGAGCACTTGAATTCGAGTGTCCTGAAGAATTCGGTTACTATCCCCACCCACGTGACTGCACTCAGTACTACGTATGTGTATTCGGCGGTGCACTTTTAGAGTCATGTACCGGGGGACTTATGTACAg ccATGAATTGCAGACCTGCGATTGGCCGCGTAATGTCGGCTGCCAGAGCGGTGCGTCGTCTAATCAGGATGTCGAAGATGAAGATCCTTTGTTGGAACG AGCCGCTAAGGCTGAATCGCAGCAACGCCAACACCAGCAACGCCAGCCAATCCAGCGTCAACAGGTACAAATAACGTCACCATCGCCGTCATTATCTCAAATACCAGAGCGTCAATCTCGTCATCGTccacagcagcagcagcagcagcaacatcGAACGTACCCTGATGAAGAGTACGAGCCAGCATCGGAGATTGAAAGTGATCGTCAGCAGCGCGTGTACCGCGGCCAACCATCGACGATTGGTCAAGTCCAGCGGGACCGCGACGGCCTCAGGAGGAACATTATTTCCGTAAGTTCAACGCACCCGTCTCACCCTGCTTCCATCACAACTCCACCaacaccaccaccaccaccacagCTGTCGTCCAACGGGGACAATGATAGTGTGGGACACGAGACAACCGCGAGTCAATTGACAGCCTCTTCCACTACAACTAAAGATCGTGATATTACAACTCTTACATCAATGACAACAACGTCTTCATCCTCACCAGCTGTAGCGAGCAACCCGACAGCAAATCTACCGGCCAAGTCAAGTCTCGGTCAAACACGCGATAGAAAAGATTACGCGATTCATGAGGCAACGAGACGTAATTACGTTATCGTCAGTTCGCCTTCACCTTTCAAGCTGCCGCCTAGAGAAgacaataatgatgatgatgatctaACAGTCGTAACAACACCTGAATCCATTAGAACGTCAGATGATCAGAGTGATCAAGCTTTCCAAGTAAACTTTATTCCCGATCCAAGTGTCAGTTCGCCAGCGGAGTTCAGTAAATTGTCAGAAATTGAACAGCGGATAGACTCGACGGTGACTCAATCAATCGGAGTAACTGATGATCTAGagcaaaatgaaatttcagtGAGCCCGCCAGCGACTCGAAAACGCCCGATCTATGACTTTTACGATGAACCTATTGGCAAAGGCGATTATCTTACTGGCTCCTCGCCTCTGAGACCCAGAATTAAATCACGATTTACAAACCGAGGAAAGGAGAGGTACCATGGCTCAAATTACGTTACCATGAAGGTTGTCCGCAAACGTCCGGTCATTGACCGCGACCAAGATAGCAAGGACTCATTTAAAAGTGACGTGACAGTTCCACTTAGTCGTTCTACCACTCCCCAAATgccttcatcatcatcatcatcaccatcgcCATCACCATCATCAACGCCATCACCATTACCATTAACGTCAGCAGCACTGGCAGCGGATCACCGTAAAAAAATGCTCGCTCCTCAAAAGGTCCCAGTGCCAACTGTTAAATCTGACCGGTTCGACGATACGCCTACGACTCTAAGTCCACTAAAACGAGCCTTCATTATGAGCAAACTTCAGCAGCAACGGGATCAGGAAGACGTCGAAGGCAATGAAATATACCCGACGTCAAGCCTACACCAGCAGTATAAGTCTTTTGAGTCCATGAAACATGACATCAGCTCGCCCCAGACCTTGAAGAGCACCAGTAACATGTCAACCTCCACAACTTCCACTACCacaacatcaacatcaacatccaCCAGGATTGCTGCCGCTAAACTGGAACTATCAACAACACCGACACCATTCCGACGTCACGCTACCGCGGGAGCCCGCGATGAGATCGAGAGGAATGAAATATCAGCGACATCCGCGAGCGTCCCACCAGCAGTACACTCGCCGGCGGTAAATCAACTGAGAACCCGTCATGACAAAAAAGATCTGAGCCTCTCCGCAGACGGTAGCAGCTCTACAACCGCTGCTAGcactactactactgctactgctactgttTTACACCAGCATCCGTACTCAGGACAACGTAGGACCAGCACGACACTC gaaCGGGAGAAGGAGAGTTTTAATACTGCGCGCTCACAAACTGACAGTCCTtacag AACTATTCCTTCGGAGAATCCACGTGTAAAGACCACAGCATCAACACCTGCCGCGCCAGCCCCTACTATTTCAAAAGCCTACTACGATCACGATAGTTATCCTTACTATCTCTACGACGAtgatgtatctatatataaagaCGACG ATTATCCCCAGTACGCGATTAACCAGTCGGTGGGTATCCAGTCTCATCCTCCTCAACAACAGACCGTCCGCATCGCCGAGGTCACGCCAAACTCTAAAACATACACGCAAAAGTCTAAGAAAGTTCCCGCCAATGATGTTAATAAGTACAACTTTAATTCCGAAGTCACCGCCGCGGATTACGACATCTATGACAACCAG ggtcACAAGAACAAGTTCCACTTAAACGACGGCCAGTCTTACAG GCCAAATAGCATCAGTCCTCAATTGGTTCACGTGACGACACCAAATGCCATCGTCGATGCCTATGTACCATTAACGACAACAACCAAGGCGCCACCGACAACAACAGCCCGTCCTTACACTCCAGTAACAGTACCAAG CCGAAGCAGACCACACGTCAACCGAGGAACTGCACCACC ACGACTACGCCCAACTCTTAAACCATCTACGGAGATAGTCTCAAAGGCCCAGGAGTACGTTGACATCTACAGGTATCCAGCATTGAGACCGGCACCTATTTATCCAACGCCTCAGGTGGACAAACCAGCAGCCAAATGCCGCAAAGATGTTTGCTTGCTTCCGGATTGTAACTGCGGTGGACCCGACATTCCAG GTGGACTCGCTGTAGAACAGACGCCCCAAATAGTCCTCGTCACTTTCGACGACGCAGTGAACGATCTTAACAAACAGCTGTACGAGGATTTGTTCGAGCGAGGACGTAAAAATCCAAATGGATGTCCGATATCAGCGACTTTCTATGTGTCCCATGAGTGGACGGATTATAGCCAAGTCCAAAACCTTTATGCTGATGGACACGAGCTCGCTTCTCACACAGTCTC acaCAGCTTCGGCGAGCAATTCTCAGCTAGGAAGTGGGCCAGGGAAGTTGCCGGTCAACGAGAAATTCTCGCTGCTTATGGTGGAGTCAAATTAGAAGATGTCAAAGGAATGCGTGCTCCGTTCCTTTCG gtcGGAGGCAACAATATGTTCAGAATGCTCTGGGAAACGAACTTTACCTACGACTCATCGATGCCGATTTACGAAAACAGACCACCCAGCTGGCCGTACACTCTCGACTATAAATTATTCCATGACTGTATGATACCCCCCTGCCCAACGAGGTCTTACCCAGGTCTTTGGGAAGTCCCGATGGTCATGTGGCAAGACCTCAATGGCGGGCGATGTTCTATGGGTGATGCCTGCAGCAATCCTCCAACTGCTGACGGCGTTTACAAAATGCTTATCAAGAACTTTGAACGTCACTACACGACCAACAG AGCGCCATTTGGTCTATTCTATCACGCCGCGTGGTTCACGCAACCGCATCACAAAGAAGGATTCATTTCCTTCTTGGACACAATCGTTGCCATGGATGACGTCTGGGTAATAACCAACACCCAAGCTATTGAATGGGTCAGAAATCCAACCCCTCTTGCTCTGTTAGATACTTTCGAGCCATTTGGATGCAACTAccag gGCCGCCCGAAAAAGTGTAATAATCCAAAAGTGTGTAACCTCTGGCACAAGAGTGGCGTGAGGTACATGAAAACGTGCCAACCCTGTCCGGACATCTACCCCTGGACGGGCAAGACCGGGATCCGCAGTAGTCGCATTGACAAcgaaatcgaaaattaa
- the LOC103578697 gene encoding mucin-5AC isoform X2, which translates to MMILVSSLLLILAVVSRVECQRNTPRSPRASRIDGALEFECPEEFGYYPHPRDCTQYYVCVFGGALLESCTGGLMYSHELQTCDWPRNVGCQSGASSNQDVEDEDPLLERAAKAESQQRQHQQRQPIQRQQVQITSPSPSLSQIPERQSRHRPQQQQQQQHRTYPDEEYEPASEIESDRQQRVYRGQPSTIGQVQRDRDGLRRNIISVSSTHPSHPASITTPPTPPPPPQLSSNGDNDSVGHETTASQLTASSTTTKDRDITTLTSMTTTSSSSPAVASNPTANLPAKSSLGQTRDRKDYAIHEATRRNYVIVSSPSPFKLPPREDNNDDDDLTVVTTPESIRTSDDQSDQAFQVNFIPDPSVSSPAEFSKLSEIEQRIDSTVTQSIGVTDDLEQNEISVSPPATRKRPIYDFYDEPIGKGDYLTGSSPLRPRIKSRFTNRGKERYHGSNYVTMKVVRKRPVIDRDQDSKDSFKSDVTVPLSRSTTPQMPSSSSSSPSPSPSSTPSPLPLTSAALAADHRKKMLAPQKVPVPTVKSDRFDDTPTTLSPLKRAFIMSKLQQQRDQEDVEGNEIYPTSSLHQQYKSFESMKHDISSPQTLKSTSNMSTSTTSTTTTSTSTSTRIAAAKLELSTTPTPFRRHATAGARDEIERNEISATSASVPPAVHSPAVNQLRTRHDKKDLSLSADGSSSTTAASTTTTATATVLHQHPYSGQRRTSTTLEREKESFNTARSQTDSPYRTIPSENPRVKTTASTPAAPAPTISKAYYDHDSYPYYLYDDDVSIYKDDDYPQYAINQSVGIQSHPPQQQTVRIAEVTPNSKTYTQKSKKVPANDVNKYNFNSEVTAADYDIYDNQGHKNKFHLNDGQSYRPNSISPQLVHVTTPNAIVDAYVPLTTTTKAPPTTTARPYTPVTVPSRSRPHVNRGTAPPRLRPTLKPSTEIVSKAQEYVDIYRYPALRPAPIYPTPQVDKPAAKCRKDVCLLPDCNCGGPDIPGDYLPEEIPQIVLLTFDDSVNDLNKGLYADLFEKGRKNPNGCPIAATFYVSHEWTDYSQVQNLYAAGHEIASHTVSHSFGEQFSARKWAREVAGQREILAAYGGVKLEDVKGMRAPFLSVGGNNMFRMLWETNFTYDSSMPIYENRPPSWPYTLDYKLFHDCMIPPCPTRSYPGLWEVPMVMWQDLNGGRCSMGDACSNPPTADGVYKMLIKNFERHYTTNRAPFGLFYHAAWFTQPHHKEGFISFLDTIVAMDDVWVITNTQAIEWVRNPTPLALLDTFEPFGCNYQGRPKKCNNPKVCNLWHKSGVRYMKTCQPCPDIYPWTGKTGIRSSRIDNEIEN; encoded by the exons AATGTCAGAGAAATACTCCAAGAAGTCCTCGAGCAAGTAGAATTGACGGAGCACTTGAATTCGAGTGTCCTGAAGAATTCGGTTACTATCCCCACCCACGTGACTGCACTCAGTACTACGTATGTGTATTCGGCGGTGCACTTTTAGAGTCATGTACCGGGGGACTTATGTACAg ccATGAATTGCAGACCTGCGATTGGCCGCGTAATGTCGGCTGCCAGAGCGGTGCGTCGTCTAATCAGGATGTCGAAGATGAAGATCCTTTGTTGGAACG AGCCGCTAAGGCTGAATCGCAGCAACGCCAACACCAGCAACGCCAGCCAATCCAGCGTCAACAGGTACAAATAACGTCACCATCGCCGTCATTATCTCAAATACCAGAGCGTCAATCTCGTCATCGTccacagcagcagcagcagcagcaacatcGAACGTACCCTGATGAAGAGTACGAGCCAGCATCGGAGATTGAAAGTGATCGTCAGCAGCGCGTGTACCGCGGCCAACCATCGACGATTGGTCAAGTCCAGCGGGACCGCGACGGCCTCAGGAGGAACATTATTTCCGTAAGTTCAACGCACCCGTCTCACCCTGCTTCCATCACAACTCCACCaacaccaccaccaccaccacagCTGTCGTCCAACGGGGACAATGATAGTGTGGGACACGAGACAACCGCGAGTCAATTGACAGCCTCTTCCACTACAACTAAAGATCGTGATATTACAACTCTTACATCAATGACAACAACGTCTTCATCCTCACCAGCTGTAGCGAGCAACCCGACAGCAAATCTACCGGCCAAGTCAAGTCTCGGTCAAACACGCGATAGAAAAGATTACGCGATTCATGAGGCAACGAGACGTAATTACGTTATCGTCAGTTCGCCTTCACCTTTCAAGCTGCCGCCTAGAGAAgacaataatgatgatgatgatctaACAGTCGTAACAACACCTGAATCCATTAGAACGTCAGATGATCAGAGTGATCAAGCTTTCCAAGTAAACTTTATTCCCGATCCAAGTGTCAGTTCGCCAGCGGAGTTCAGTAAATTGTCAGAAATTGAACAGCGGATAGACTCGACGGTGACTCAATCAATCGGAGTAACTGATGATCTAGagcaaaatgaaatttcagtGAGCCCGCCAGCGACTCGAAAACGCCCGATCTATGACTTTTACGATGAACCTATTGGCAAAGGCGATTATCTTACTGGCTCCTCGCCTCTGAGACCCAGAATTAAATCACGATTTACAAACCGAGGAAAGGAGAGGTACCATGGCTCAAATTACGTTACCATGAAGGTTGTCCGCAAACGTCCGGTCATTGACCGCGACCAAGATAGCAAGGACTCATTTAAAAGTGACGTGACAGTTCCACTTAGTCGTTCTACCACTCCCCAAATgccttcatcatcatcatcatcaccatcgcCATCACCATCATCAACGCCATCACCATTACCATTAACGTCAGCAGCACTGGCAGCGGATCACCGTAAAAAAATGCTCGCTCCTCAAAAGGTCCCAGTGCCAACTGTTAAATCTGACCGGTTCGACGATACGCCTACGACTCTAAGTCCACTAAAACGAGCCTTCATTATGAGCAAACTTCAGCAGCAACGGGATCAGGAAGACGTCGAAGGCAATGAAATATACCCGACGTCAAGCCTACACCAGCAGTATAAGTCTTTTGAGTCCATGAAACATGACATCAGCTCGCCCCAGACCTTGAAGAGCACCAGTAACATGTCAACCTCCACAACTTCCACTACCacaacatcaacatcaacatccaCCAGGATTGCTGCCGCTAAACTGGAACTATCAACAACACCGACACCATTCCGACGTCACGCTACCGCGGGAGCCCGCGATGAGATCGAGAGGAATGAAATATCAGCGACATCCGCGAGCGTCCCACCAGCAGTACACTCGCCGGCGGTAAATCAACTGAGAACCCGTCATGACAAAAAAGATCTGAGCCTCTCCGCAGACGGTAGCAGCTCTACAACCGCTGCTAGcactactactactgctactgctactgttTTACACCAGCATCCGTACTCAGGACAACGTAGGACCAGCACGACACTC gaaCGGGAGAAGGAGAGTTTTAATACTGCGCGCTCACAAACTGACAGTCCTtacag AACTATTCCTTCGGAGAATCCACGTGTAAAGACCACAGCATCAACACCTGCCGCGCCAGCCCCTACTATTTCAAAAGCCTACTACGATCACGATAGTTATCCTTACTATCTCTACGACGAtgatgtatctatatataaagaCGACG ATTATCCCCAGTACGCGATTAACCAGTCGGTGGGTATCCAGTCTCATCCTCCTCAACAACAGACCGTCCGCATCGCCGAGGTCACGCCAAACTCTAAAACATACACGCAAAAGTCTAAGAAAGTTCCCGCCAATGATGTTAATAAGTACAACTTTAATTCCGAAGTCACCGCCGCGGATTACGACATCTATGACAACCAG ggtcACAAGAACAAGTTCCACTTAAACGACGGCCAGTCTTACAG GCCAAATAGCATCAGTCCTCAATTGGTTCACGTGACGACACCAAATGCCATCGTCGATGCCTATGTACCATTAACGACAACAACCAAGGCGCCACCGACAACAACAGCCCGTCCTTACACTCCAGTAACAGTACCAAG CCGAAGCAGACCACACGTCAACCGAGGAACTGCACCACC ACGACTACGCCCAACTCTTAAACCATCTACGGAGATAGTCTCAAAGGCCCAGGAGTACGTTGACATCTACAGGTATCCAGCATTGAGACCGGCACCTATTTATCCAACGCCTCAGGTGGACAAACCAGCAGCCAAATGCCGCAAAGATGTTTGCTTGCTTCCGGATTGTAACTGCGGTGGACCCGACATTCCAG GAGACTATTTACCTGAGGAAATACCGCAAATAGTCTTGCTGACATTTGATGACTCGGTTAATGATCTCAACAAGGGACTCTATGCGGATCTATTTGAGAAGGGACGTAAAAACCCAAACGGCTGTCCCATCGCCGCGACATTCTACGTTTCGCACGAGTGGACTGACTACAGCCAAGTACAAAATCTTTACGCTGCTGGTCATGAGATTGCTTCTCACACGGTGTC acaCAGCTTCGGCGAGCAATTCTCAGCTAGGAAGTGGGCCAGGGAAGTTGCCGGTCAACGAGAAATTCTCGCTGCTTATGGTGGAGTCAAATTAGAAGATGTCAAAGGAATGCGTGCTCCGTTCCTTTCG gtcGGAGGCAACAATATGTTCAGAATGCTCTGGGAAACGAACTTTACCTACGACTCATCGATGCCGATTTACGAAAACAGACCACCCAGCTGGCCGTACACTCTCGACTATAAATTATTCCATGACTGTATGATACCCCCCTGCCCAACGAGGTCTTACCCAGGTCTTTGGGAAGTCCCGATGGTCATGTGGCAAGACCTCAATGGCGGGCGATGTTCTATGGGTGATGCCTGCAGCAATCCTCCAACTGCTGACGGCGTTTACAAAATGCTTATCAAGAACTTTGAACGTCACTACACGACCAACAG AGCGCCATTTGGTCTATTCTATCACGCCGCGTGGTTCACGCAACCGCATCACAAAGAAGGATTCATTTCCTTCTTGGACACAATCGTTGCCATGGATGACGTCTGGGTAATAACCAACACCCAAGCTATTGAATGGGTCAGAAATCCAACCCCTCTTGCTCTGTTAGATACTTTCGAGCCATTTGGATGCAACTAccag gGCCGCCCGAAAAAGTGTAATAATCCAAAAGTGTGTAACCTCTGGCACAAGAGTGGCGTGAGGTACATGAAAACGTGCCAACCCTGTCCGGACATCTACCCCTGGACGGGCAAGACCGGGATCCGCAGTAGTCGCATTGACAAcgaaatcgaaaattaa